One window of the Salvia miltiorrhiza cultivar Shanhuang (shh) chromosome 6, IMPLAD_Smil_shh, whole genome shotgun sequence genome contains the following:
- the LOC130989158 gene encoding lysine-specific demethylase JMJ26-like isoform X2, with amino-acid sequence MDLNFPETVGGEAGMDKFTDGETERDVREAVELINGDGGSGYCGKEERERDVEGEEKDISKAERGSSSRVVGSKRASTRTWSLLATEKIVKLNEEVYDWEYDRKRRKRKSDKTWDTGLGGESEVEEANVEGQSARWRESENVESEGMGLGGEAEGEEKNVEGQGAKRRPGRKRKVVKCEDTGLGGKAEGEEKNAEGQGAKKRPGRKRKVVKCEDTGLGVEAEGEEKNVDGLGAKRRPGRKRKVVKCEDTGLGGKAEGEEKNVEGQGAKKRPGRKRKVVKCEDTGLGGKAEGEVKNVEGQVAKRRPGRKRKVVKCEDTGLGDKAEGEEKNVEGQGAKKRPGRKRKVVKCEDIGLGVEAEGEEKSFDGQGAEKRPGRKRKVVKSEDTGLGGEAEGEEKNVEGQSTKGRPGRKSLADRAEQRVENGGDGRDLFGTVRDDQDTEVDPFSSEMCEENGKKNDRNTCHQCKRNDKGKVVWCTKCWRKRYCLICISRWYPHMQEEDFAEACPVCRNNCNCKDCLRLDGPSRHLKDLTLKFNDEAKIQYSKYMLQILLPFLKRFHAEQLVETEMEAKIHGLPVSEIIPQQLICEKNERIYCNNCKTSIFDFHRSCLNCSYDLCLTCCQELREGHLQGGDTGVPPEYLGDNHTLAYLHGDYSGADTLIKIEPYGGMVEDIKTDFEETNSEWRAAERGIIPCPPQGRGGCGKGILELKCIFPNGWVSNLLLRAEEFGWAQDIEDLRVKFHECLCSKSLSENVSGSDTLRKAASRPDSSDNMLYCPAAKDLLQHDDLKHFQWHWSKGEPVIVSNVLDTTFGLSWEPKVMWRAFRQKTGQKHEAVFDVPALNCLDWCQVDISIYNFFKGYSEGRFDDYGWPQILKLKDWPPSNLFEERLPRHGAEFISCLPFKEYTHPRSGYLNLATKLPEWSLKPDMGPKTYIAYGVAQELGRGDSVTSLHCDMSDAVNVLTHAEAVPLKHKHFSTIKKLQKLHAIQDEKEMLGNSQTLNGTEGELLNSDDQQNLLEASEASESGRNEEYGKEEHKNNCMHGIVSESFQNPEGAALWDIFRREDIPRLEEYTRKHFKEFRHMFGRHLSQVVHPIHDQTIYLTMEHKKKLKEEYGIEPWTFVQKVGDAVFIPAGCPHQVRNLKSCIKVALDFVSPENVKECVRLTEEFRILPQNHRAKEDKLEVKKIILHAVGQAVKDLEELSSLN; translated from the exons ATGGATCTGAATTTTCCGGAAACAGTTGGAGGGGAAGCAGGTATGGACAAGTTTACCGATGGAGAGACAGAGAGGGATGTTAGAGAAGCGGTGGAGCTCATTaatggggacggagggagcggTTACTGcggaaaagaagagagagaaagggatgTAGAAGGAGAAGAGAAGGATATTAGTAAAGCGGAGAGAGGAAGCAGTTCGCGGGTGGTCGGTAGCAAGAGAGCGTCGACACGGACGTGGTCCTTGCTGGCCACGGAGAAGATTGTGAAGCTGAACGAGGAAGTTTACGACTGGGAATACGATAGGAAgcggaggaagaggaagagtgATAAAACTTGGGATACAGGGTTAGGAGGTGAGTCTGAGGTGGAGGAGGCAAATGTCGAGGGTCAAAGCGCGCGatggagagagagtgagaatgTGGAAAGTGAGGGTATGGGATTAGGGGGTGAGGCCGAGGGGGAGGAGAAGAATGTCGAGGGCCAAGGTGCTAAAAGAAGGCCGGGGAGAAAGAGGAAGGTTGTGAAATGTGAGGATACAGGATTAGGGGGTAAGGCCGAAGGGGAGGAGAAGAATGCCGAGGGCCAAGGCGCTAAAAAAAGGCCGGGGAGAAAGAGGAAGGTTGTGAAATGTGAGGATACAGGATTAGGGGTTGAGGCTGAGGGGGAGGAGAAGAATGTCGATGGCCTAGGTGCTAAAAGAAGGCCGGGGAGAAAGAGGAAGGTTGTGAAATGTGAGGATACGGGATTAGGGGGTAAAGCCGAAGGGGAGGAGAAGAATGTCGAGGGCCAAGGCGCTAAAAAAAGGCCGGGGAGAAAGAGGAAGGTTGTGAAATGTGAGGATACAGGATTAGGGGGTAAGGCCGAAGGGGAGGTGAAGAATGTCGAGGGCCAAGTTGCTAAAAGAAGGCCGGGGAGAAAAAGGAAGGTTGTGAAATGTGAGGATACAGGATTAGGGGATAAGGCCGAAGGGGAGGAGAAGAATGTCGAGGGCCAAGGCGCTAAAAAAAGGCCGGGGAGAAAGAGGAAGGTTGTGAAATGTGAGGATATAGGATTAGGGGTTGAGGCTGAGGGGGAGGAGAAGAGTTTCGATGGCCAAGGCGCTGAAAAAAGGCCAGGGAGAAAGAGGAAGGTTGTGAAAAGTGAGGACACTGGATTAGGGGGTGAGGCCGAGGGTGAGGAGAAGAATGTAGAGGGCCAAAGCACTAAGGGAAGGCCGGGGAGAAAGTCATTGGCAGATCGAGCAGAACAACGAGTTGAAAATGGTGGAGATGGGAGAGATTTGTTTGGTACTGTTAGGGATGATCAGGATACCGAGGTTGATCCCTTTAGTAGCGAAATGTGTGAGGAAAAT GGGAAGAAGAATGACCGCAACACTTGTCACCAGTGCAAGAGGAATGATAAAGGGAAAGTCGTGTGGTGCACCAAGTGTTGGCGTAAACGATATTGTCTCATTTGCATAAGTAGATG GTACCCTCATATGCAGGAAGAGGATTTTGCTGAAGCTTGCCCTGTTTGTCGTAACAACTGCAATTGCAAGGATTGCTTGCGGCTAGATGGACCATCGAGG CACTTGAAGGATTTGACATTGAAATTTAATGATGAAGCAAAGATACAATACTCTAAgtacatgctgcaaatacttCTGCCCTTCTTAAAACGATTCCATGCTGAACAATTGGTTGAGACGGAAATGGAGGCTAAGATACATG GATTACCAGTTTCAGAGATAATACCACAGCAATTGATCTGTGAGAAGAATGAACGGATATACTG CAACAACTGTAAAACATCTATTTTTGATTTTCACCGAAGCTGCCTAAACTGCTCCTATGATCTTTGTCTCACTTGTTGTCAAGAGCTTCGGGAGGGACATCTTCAAGGGGGTGATACTGGAGTGCCCCCAGAATATTTGGGCGACAACCACACTCTAGCTTACTTGCATGGTGATTATAGCGGAGCAGATACTTTGATTAAGATTGAACCTTATGGTGGAATGGTTGAAGATATCAAAACAGATTTTGAGGAGACAAATTCTGAGTGGAGAGCTGCAGAAAGGGGTATCATTCCATGCCCGCCACAAGGGCGAGGAGGTTGTGGAAAAGGAATTCTTGAATTGAAATGCATATTTCCAAATGGTTGGGTCTCTAACTTGTTGCTGAGAGCAGAAGAATTCGGCTGGGCACAAGACATTGAGGACTTGCGAGTAAAATTTCATGAGTGCTTGTGTTCAAAATCCTTGAGTGAGAATGTGAGTGGAAGTGATACATTGCGCAAAGCAGCTTCTCGGCCAGATTCAAGTGACAATATGTTGTACTGTCCAGCAGCTAAAGATCTTCTGCAGCATGATGATTTAAAGCATTTTCAATGGCATTGGTCCAAAGGTGAACCTGTGATTGTTAGTAATGTACTTGACACTACATTTGGTTTGAGCTGGGAACCCAAGGTTATGTGGCGTGCCTTTAGACAGAAAACGGGCCAGAAACATGAAGCTGTGTTTGATGTACCTGCCCTAAATTGCTTGGATTGGTGTCAG GTTGACATAAGCATTTACAACTTCTTCAAAGGGTATTCAGAAGGTCGTTTTGATGATTATGGTTGGCCTCAGATACTCAAGTTGAAAGACTGGCCTCCTTCTAACTTGTTTGAGGAGCGGTTGCCTCGTCATGGAGCTGAGTTTATTAGTTGCTTGCCTTTCAAAGAATATACACATCCTCGCAGTGGGTACTTAAATCTTGCTACTAAACTGCCCGAGTGGTCTCTAAAACCAGATATGGGGCCAAAAACATATATTGCTTATGGAGTGGCGCAGGAGTTGGGCCGGGGAGATTCTGTAACAAGCTTACATTGTGACATGTCTGATGCA GTGAATGTGTTGACACATGCAGAAGCTGTGCCGCTTAAACATAAGCATTTTTCTACTATAAAGAAACTGCAAAAGCTGCACGCCATACAGGATGAAAAGGAAATGTTAGGCAATTCTCAGACATTAAATGGAACGGAAGGAGAGCTACTAAACAGTGATGATCAACAGAATTTGTTGGAAGCTTCTGAAGCTAGTGAAAGTGGTCGAAATGAAGAGTATGGGAAAGAGGAACATAAGAATAATTGCATGCACGGAATTGTCTCGGAAAGTTTTCAGAACCCTGAGGGTGCTGCTTTGTGGGATATTTTTAGGAGGGAAGACATTCCGAGACTGGAGGAGTACACGAGGAAGCATTTCAAGGAATTTAGGCACATGTTCGGTAGACACTTGTCTCAG GTTGTCCATCCTATTCACGATCAAACAATTTACTTGACTATGGAACATAAAAAGAAACTTAAGGAGGAATATG GAATTGAACCATGGACATTTGTTCAGAAAGTAGGTGATGCTGTTTTCATACCTGCTGGATGTCCCCATCAAGTTAGAAACTTAAAG TCATGCATAAAGGTCGCACTTGACTTCGTCTCACCGGAAAATGTCAAAGAGTGTGTTCGGTTGACAGAGGAATTTCGTATTCTACCACAAAATCATAGGGCTAAAGAAGACAAGTTAGAG GTGAAGAAGATCATTCTTCATGCAGTTGGACAAGCCGTTAAGGATTTGGAGGAATTGTCAAGTCTCAACTAG
- the LOC130989158 gene encoding lysine-specific demethylase JMJ26-like isoform X1 has product MDLNFPETVGGEAGMDKFTDGETERDVREAVELINGDGGSGYCGKEERERDVEGEEKDISKAERGSSSRVVGSKRASTRTWSLLATEKIVKLNEEVYDWEYDRKRRKRKSDKTWDTGLGGESEVEEANVEGQSARWRESENVESEGMGLGGEAEGEEKNVEGQGAKRRPGRKRKVVKCEDTGLGGKAEGEEKNAEGQGAKKRPGRKRKVVKCEDTGLGVEAEGEEKNVDGLGAKRRPGRKRKVVKCEDTGLGGKAEGEEKNVEGQGAKKRPGRKRKVVKCEDTGLGGKAEGEVKNVEGQVAKRRPGRKRKVVKCEDTGLGDKAEGEEKNVEGQGAKKRPGRKRKVVKCEDIGLGVEAEGEEKSFDGQGAEKRPGRKRKVVKSEDTGLGGEAEGEEKNVEGQSTKGRPGRKSLADRAEQRVENGGDGRDLFGTVRDDQDTEVDPFSSEMCEENGKKNDRNTCHQCKRNDKGKVVWCTKCWRKRYCLICISRWYPHMQEEDFAEACPVCRNNCNCKDCLRLDGPSRHLKDLTLKFNDEAKIQYSKYMLQILLPFLKRFHAEQLVETEMEAKIHGLPVSEIIPQQLICEKNERIYCNNCKTSIFDFHRSCLNCSYDLCLTCCQELREGHLQGGDTGVPPEYLGDNHTLAYLHGDYSGADTLIKIEPYGGMVEDIKTDFEETNSEWRAAERGIIPCPPQGRGGCGKGILELKCIFPNGWVSNLLLRAEEFGWAQDIEDLRVKFHECLCSKSLSENVSGSDTLRKAASRPDSSDNMLYCPAAKDLLQHDDLKHFQWHWSKGEPVIVSNVLDTTFGLSWEPKVMWRAFRQKTGQKHEAVFDVPALNCLDWCQVDISIYNFFKGYSEGRFDDYGWPQILKLKDWPPSNLFEERLPRHGAEFISCLPFKEYTHPRSGYLNLATKLPEWSLKPDMGPKTYIAYGVAQELGRGDSVTSLHCDMSDAVCPLDACYPLDVFQEMVNVLTHAEAVPLKHKHFSTIKKLQKLHAIQDEKEMLGNSQTLNGTEGELLNSDDQQNLLEASEASESGRNEEYGKEEHKNNCMHGIVSESFQNPEGAALWDIFRREDIPRLEEYTRKHFKEFRHMFGRHLSQVVHPIHDQTIYLTMEHKKKLKEEYGIEPWTFVQKVGDAVFIPAGCPHQVRNLKSCIKVALDFVSPENVKECVRLTEEFRILPQNHRAKEDKLEVKKIILHAVGQAVKDLEELSSLN; this is encoded by the exons ATGGATCTGAATTTTCCGGAAACAGTTGGAGGGGAAGCAGGTATGGACAAGTTTACCGATGGAGAGACAGAGAGGGATGTTAGAGAAGCGGTGGAGCTCATTaatggggacggagggagcggTTACTGcggaaaagaagagagagaaagggatgTAGAAGGAGAAGAGAAGGATATTAGTAAAGCGGAGAGAGGAAGCAGTTCGCGGGTGGTCGGTAGCAAGAGAGCGTCGACACGGACGTGGTCCTTGCTGGCCACGGAGAAGATTGTGAAGCTGAACGAGGAAGTTTACGACTGGGAATACGATAGGAAgcggaggaagaggaagagtgATAAAACTTGGGATACAGGGTTAGGAGGTGAGTCTGAGGTGGAGGAGGCAAATGTCGAGGGTCAAAGCGCGCGatggagagagagtgagaatgTGGAAAGTGAGGGTATGGGATTAGGGGGTGAGGCCGAGGGGGAGGAGAAGAATGTCGAGGGCCAAGGTGCTAAAAGAAGGCCGGGGAGAAAGAGGAAGGTTGTGAAATGTGAGGATACAGGATTAGGGGGTAAGGCCGAAGGGGAGGAGAAGAATGCCGAGGGCCAAGGCGCTAAAAAAAGGCCGGGGAGAAAGAGGAAGGTTGTGAAATGTGAGGATACAGGATTAGGGGTTGAGGCTGAGGGGGAGGAGAAGAATGTCGATGGCCTAGGTGCTAAAAGAAGGCCGGGGAGAAAGAGGAAGGTTGTGAAATGTGAGGATACGGGATTAGGGGGTAAAGCCGAAGGGGAGGAGAAGAATGTCGAGGGCCAAGGCGCTAAAAAAAGGCCGGGGAGAAAGAGGAAGGTTGTGAAATGTGAGGATACAGGATTAGGGGGTAAGGCCGAAGGGGAGGTGAAGAATGTCGAGGGCCAAGTTGCTAAAAGAAGGCCGGGGAGAAAAAGGAAGGTTGTGAAATGTGAGGATACAGGATTAGGGGATAAGGCCGAAGGGGAGGAGAAGAATGTCGAGGGCCAAGGCGCTAAAAAAAGGCCGGGGAGAAAGAGGAAGGTTGTGAAATGTGAGGATATAGGATTAGGGGTTGAGGCTGAGGGGGAGGAGAAGAGTTTCGATGGCCAAGGCGCTGAAAAAAGGCCAGGGAGAAAGAGGAAGGTTGTGAAAAGTGAGGACACTGGATTAGGGGGTGAGGCCGAGGGTGAGGAGAAGAATGTAGAGGGCCAAAGCACTAAGGGAAGGCCGGGGAGAAAGTCATTGGCAGATCGAGCAGAACAACGAGTTGAAAATGGTGGAGATGGGAGAGATTTGTTTGGTACTGTTAGGGATGATCAGGATACCGAGGTTGATCCCTTTAGTAGCGAAATGTGTGAGGAAAAT GGGAAGAAGAATGACCGCAACACTTGTCACCAGTGCAAGAGGAATGATAAAGGGAAAGTCGTGTGGTGCACCAAGTGTTGGCGTAAACGATATTGTCTCATTTGCATAAGTAGATG GTACCCTCATATGCAGGAAGAGGATTTTGCTGAAGCTTGCCCTGTTTGTCGTAACAACTGCAATTGCAAGGATTGCTTGCGGCTAGATGGACCATCGAGG CACTTGAAGGATTTGACATTGAAATTTAATGATGAAGCAAAGATACAATACTCTAAgtacatgctgcaaatacttCTGCCCTTCTTAAAACGATTCCATGCTGAACAATTGGTTGAGACGGAAATGGAGGCTAAGATACATG GATTACCAGTTTCAGAGATAATACCACAGCAATTGATCTGTGAGAAGAATGAACGGATATACTG CAACAACTGTAAAACATCTATTTTTGATTTTCACCGAAGCTGCCTAAACTGCTCCTATGATCTTTGTCTCACTTGTTGTCAAGAGCTTCGGGAGGGACATCTTCAAGGGGGTGATACTGGAGTGCCCCCAGAATATTTGGGCGACAACCACACTCTAGCTTACTTGCATGGTGATTATAGCGGAGCAGATACTTTGATTAAGATTGAACCTTATGGTGGAATGGTTGAAGATATCAAAACAGATTTTGAGGAGACAAATTCTGAGTGGAGAGCTGCAGAAAGGGGTATCATTCCATGCCCGCCACAAGGGCGAGGAGGTTGTGGAAAAGGAATTCTTGAATTGAAATGCATATTTCCAAATGGTTGGGTCTCTAACTTGTTGCTGAGAGCAGAAGAATTCGGCTGGGCACAAGACATTGAGGACTTGCGAGTAAAATTTCATGAGTGCTTGTGTTCAAAATCCTTGAGTGAGAATGTGAGTGGAAGTGATACATTGCGCAAAGCAGCTTCTCGGCCAGATTCAAGTGACAATATGTTGTACTGTCCAGCAGCTAAAGATCTTCTGCAGCATGATGATTTAAAGCATTTTCAATGGCATTGGTCCAAAGGTGAACCTGTGATTGTTAGTAATGTACTTGACACTACATTTGGTTTGAGCTGGGAACCCAAGGTTATGTGGCGTGCCTTTAGACAGAAAACGGGCCAGAAACATGAAGCTGTGTTTGATGTACCTGCCCTAAATTGCTTGGATTGGTGTCAG GTTGACATAAGCATTTACAACTTCTTCAAAGGGTATTCAGAAGGTCGTTTTGATGATTATGGTTGGCCTCAGATACTCAAGTTGAAAGACTGGCCTCCTTCTAACTTGTTTGAGGAGCGGTTGCCTCGTCATGGAGCTGAGTTTATTAGTTGCTTGCCTTTCAAAGAATATACACATCCTCGCAGTGGGTACTTAAATCTTGCTACTAAACTGCCCGAGTGGTCTCTAAAACCAGATATGGGGCCAAAAACATATATTGCTTATGGAGTGGCGCAGGAGTTGGGCCGGGGAGATTCTGTAACAAGCTTACATTGTGACATGTCTGATGCAGTATGTCCTCTTGATGCTTGCTATCCTTTAGATGTTTTCCAGGAGATG GTGAATGTGTTGACACATGCAGAAGCTGTGCCGCTTAAACATAAGCATTTTTCTACTATAAAGAAACTGCAAAAGCTGCACGCCATACAGGATGAAAAGGAAATGTTAGGCAATTCTCAGACATTAAATGGAACGGAAGGAGAGCTACTAAACAGTGATGATCAACAGAATTTGTTGGAAGCTTCTGAAGCTAGTGAAAGTGGTCGAAATGAAGAGTATGGGAAAGAGGAACATAAGAATAATTGCATGCACGGAATTGTCTCGGAAAGTTTTCAGAACCCTGAGGGTGCTGCTTTGTGGGATATTTTTAGGAGGGAAGACATTCCGAGACTGGAGGAGTACACGAGGAAGCATTTCAAGGAATTTAGGCACATGTTCGGTAGACACTTGTCTCAG GTTGTCCATCCTATTCACGATCAAACAATTTACTTGACTATGGAACATAAAAAGAAACTTAAGGAGGAATATG GAATTGAACCATGGACATTTGTTCAGAAAGTAGGTGATGCTGTTTTCATACCTGCTGGATGTCCCCATCAAGTTAGAAACTTAAAG TCATGCATAAAGGTCGCACTTGACTTCGTCTCACCGGAAAATGTCAAAGAGTGTGTTCGGTTGACAGAGGAATTTCGTATTCTACCACAAAATCATAGGGCTAAAGAAGACAAGTTAGAG GTGAAGAAGATCATTCTTCATGCAGTTGGACAAGCCGTTAAGGATTTGGAGGAATTGTCAAGTCTCAACTAG
- the LOC130989158 gene encoding lysine-specific demethylase JMJ29-like isoform X4: MDLNFPETVGGEAGMDKFTDGETERDVREAVELINGDGGSGYCGKEERERDVEGEEKDISKAERGSSSRVVGSKRASTRTWSLLATEKIVKLNEEVYDWEYDRKRRKRKSDKTWDTGLGGESEVEEANVEGQSARWRESENVESEGMGLGGEAEGEEKNVEGQGAKRRPGRKRKVVKCEDTGLGGKAEGEEKNAEGQGAKKRPGRKRKVVKCEDTGLGVEAEGEEKNVDGLGAKRRPGRKRKVVKCEDTGLGGKAEGEEKNVEGQGAKKRPGRKRKVVKCEDTGLGGKAEGEVKNVEGQVAKRRPGRKRKVVKCEDTGLGDKAEGEEKNVEGQGAKKRPGRKRKVVKCEDIGLGVEAEGEEKSFDGQGAEKRPGRKRKVVKSEDTGLGGEAEGEEKNVEGQSTKGRPGRKSLADRAEQRVENGGDGRDLFGTVRDDQDTEVDPFSSEMCEENGKKNDRNTCHQCKRNDKGKVVWCTKCWRKRYCLICISRWYPHMQEEDFAEACPVCRNNCNCKDCLRLDGPSRHLKDLTLKFNDEAKIQYSKYMLQILLPFLKRFHAEQLVETEMEAKIHGLPVSEIIPQQLICEKNERIYCNNCKTSIFDFHRSCLNCSYDLCLTCCQELREGHLQGGDTGVPPEYLGDNHTLAYLHGDYSGADTLIKIEPYGGMVEDIKTDFEETNSEWRAAERGIIPCPPQGRGGCGKGILELKCIFPNGWVSNLLLRAEEFGWAQDIEDLRVKFHECLCSKSLSENVSGSDTLRKAASRPDSSDNMLYCPAAKDLLQHDDLKHFQWHWSKGEPVIVSNVLDTTFGLSWEPKVMWRAFRQKTGQKHEAVFDVPALNCLDWCQVDISIYNFFKGYSEGRFDDYGWPQILKLKDWPPSNLFEERLPRHGAEFISCLPFKEYTHPRSGYLNLATKLPEWSLKPDMGPKTYIAYGVAQELGRGDSVTSLHCDMSDAVNVLTHAEAVPLKHKHFSTIKKLQKLHAIQDEKEMLGNSQTLNGTEGELLNSDDQQNLLEASEASESGRNEEYGKEEHKNNCMHGIVSESFQNPEGAALWDIFRREDIPRLEEYTRKHFKEFRHMFGRHLSQVVHPIHDQTIYLTMEHKKKLKEEYGIEPWTFVQKVGDAVFIPAGCPHQVRNLKK; encoded by the exons ATGGATCTGAATTTTCCGGAAACAGTTGGAGGGGAAGCAGGTATGGACAAGTTTACCGATGGAGAGACAGAGAGGGATGTTAGAGAAGCGGTGGAGCTCATTaatggggacggagggagcggTTACTGcggaaaagaagagagagaaagggatgTAGAAGGAGAAGAGAAGGATATTAGTAAAGCGGAGAGAGGAAGCAGTTCGCGGGTGGTCGGTAGCAAGAGAGCGTCGACACGGACGTGGTCCTTGCTGGCCACGGAGAAGATTGTGAAGCTGAACGAGGAAGTTTACGACTGGGAATACGATAGGAAgcggaggaagaggaagagtgATAAAACTTGGGATACAGGGTTAGGAGGTGAGTCTGAGGTGGAGGAGGCAAATGTCGAGGGTCAAAGCGCGCGatggagagagagtgagaatgTGGAAAGTGAGGGTATGGGATTAGGGGGTGAGGCCGAGGGGGAGGAGAAGAATGTCGAGGGCCAAGGTGCTAAAAGAAGGCCGGGGAGAAAGAGGAAGGTTGTGAAATGTGAGGATACAGGATTAGGGGGTAAGGCCGAAGGGGAGGAGAAGAATGCCGAGGGCCAAGGCGCTAAAAAAAGGCCGGGGAGAAAGAGGAAGGTTGTGAAATGTGAGGATACAGGATTAGGGGTTGAGGCTGAGGGGGAGGAGAAGAATGTCGATGGCCTAGGTGCTAAAAGAAGGCCGGGGAGAAAGAGGAAGGTTGTGAAATGTGAGGATACGGGATTAGGGGGTAAAGCCGAAGGGGAGGAGAAGAATGTCGAGGGCCAAGGCGCTAAAAAAAGGCCGGGGAGAAAGAGGAAGGTTGTGAAATGTGAGGATACAGGATTAGGGGGTAAGGCCGAAGGGGAGGTGAAGAATGTCGAGGGCCAAGTTGCTAAAAGAAGGCCGGGGAGAAAAAGGAAGGTTGTGAAATGTGAGGATACAGGATTAGGGGATAAGGCCGAAGGGGAGGAGAAGAATGTCGAGGGCCAAGGCGCTAAAAAAAGGCCGGGGAGAAAGAGGAAGGTTGTGAAATGTGAGGATATAGGATTAGGGGTTGAGGCTGAGGGGGAGGAGAAGAGTTTCGATGGCCAAGGCGCTGAAAAAAGGCCAGGGAGAAAGAGGAAGGTTGTGAAAAGTGAGGACACTGGATTAGGGGGTGAGGCCGAGGGTGAGGAGAAGAATGTAGAGGGCCAAAGCACTAAGGGAAGGCCGGGGAGAAAGTCATTGGCAGATCGAGCAGAACAACGAGTTGAAAATGGTGGAGATGGGAGAGATTTGTTTGGTACTGTTAGGGATGATCAGGATACCGAGGTTGATCCCTTTAGTAGCGAAATGTGTGAGGAAAAT GGGAAGAAGAATGACCGCAACACTTGTCACCAGTGCAAGAGGAATGATAAAGGGAAAGTCGTGTGGTGCACCAAGTGTTGGCGTAAACGATATTGTCTCATTTGCATAAGTAGATG GTACCCTCATATGCAGGAAGAGGATTTTGCTGAAGCTTGCCCTGTTTGTCGTAACAACTGCAATTGCAAGGATTGCTTGCGGCTAGATGGACCATCGAGG CACTTGAAGGATTTGACATTGAAATTTAATGATGAAGCAAAGATACAATACTCTAAgtacatgctgcaaatacttCTGCCCTTCTTAAAACGATTCCATGCTGAACAATTGGTTGAGACGGAAATGGAGGCTAAGATACATG GATTACCAGTTTCAGAGATAATACCACAGCAATTGATCTGTGAGAAGAATGAACGGATATACTG CAACAACTGTAAAACATCTATTTTTGATTTTCACCGAAGCTGCCTAAACTGCTCCTATGATCTTTGTCTCACTTGTTGTCAAGAGCTTCGGGAGGGACATCTTCAAGGGGGTGATACTGGAGTGCCCCCAGAATATTTGGGCGACAACCACACTCTAGCTTACTTGCATGGTGATTATAGCGGAGCAGATACTTTGATTAAGATTGAACCTTATGGTGGAATGGTTGAAGATATCAAAACAGATTTTGAGGAGACAAATTCTGAGTGGAGAGCTGCAGAAAGGGGTATCATTCCATGCCCGCCACAAGGGCGAGGAGGTTGTGGAAAAGGAATTCTTGAATTGAAATGCATATTTCCAAATGGTTGGGTCTCTAACTTGTTGCTGAGAGCAGAAGAATTCGGCTGGGCACAAGACATTGAGGACTTGCGAGTAAAATTTCATGAGTGCTTGTGTTCAAAATCCTTGAGTGAGAATGTGAGTGGAAGTGATACATTGCGCAAAGCAGCTTCTCGGCCAGATTCAAGTGACAATATGTTGTACTGTCCAGCAGCTAAAGATCTTCTGCAGCATGATGATTTAAAGCATTTTCAATGGCATTGGTCCAAAGGTGAACCTGTGATTGTTAGTAATGTACTTGACACTACATTTGGTTTGAGCTGGGAACCCAAGGTTATGTGGCGTGCCTTTAGACAGAAAACGGGCCAGAAACATGAAGCTGTGTTTGATGTACCTGCCCTAAATTGCTTGGATTGGTGTCAG GTTGACATAAGCATTTACAACTTCTTCAAAGGGTATTCAGAAGGTCGTTTTGATGATTATGGTTGGCCTCAGATACTCAAGTTGAAAGACTGGCCTCCTTCTAACTTGTTTGAGGAGCGGTTGCCTCGTCATGGAGCTGAGTTTATTAGTTGCTTGCCTTTCAAAGAATATACACATCCTCGCAGTGGGTACTTAAATCTTGCTACTAAACTGCCCGAGTGGTCTCTAAAACCAGATATGGGGCCAAAAACATATATTGCTTATGGAGTGGCGCAGGAGTTGGGCCGGGGAGATTCTGTAACAAGCTTACATTGTGACATGTCTGATGCA GTGAATGTGTTGACACATGCAGAAGCTGTGCCGCTTAAACATAAGCATTTTTCTACTATAAAGAAACTGCAAAAGCTGCACGCCATACAGGATGAAAAGGAAATGTTAGGCAATTCTCAGACATTAAATGGAACGGAAGGAGAGCTACTAAACAGTGATGATCAACAGAATTTGTTGGAAGCTTCTGAAGCTAGTGAAAGTGGTCGAAATGAAGAGTATGGGAAAGAGGAACATAAGAATAATTGCATGCACGGAATTGTCTCGGAAAGTTTTCAGAACCCTGAGGGTGCTGCTTTGTGGGATATTTTTAGGAGGGAAGACATTCCGAGACTGGAGGAGTACACGAGGAAGCATTTCAAGGAATTTAGGCACATGTTCGGTAGACACTTGTCTCAG GTTGTCCATCCTATTCACGATCAAACAATTTACTTGACTATGGAACATAAAAAGAAACTTAAGGAGGAATATG GAATTGAACCATGGACATTTGTTCAGAAAGTAGGTGATGCTGTTTTCATACCTGCTGGATGTCCCCATCAAGTTAGAAACTTAAAG AAGTAG